GTTGTGCAGAATATCGAGATAACAGGTGCGAAATAAATGAAGAAAGCAAAAAGTTTTACTTTTCCGGTTCTGGTTATTCTTCTCCTGGCCACGCCAGGATTTATACTTGTTTCCCTGCAAGATGAAGATTTCTCCTACGGAAAACTTTTCGGTGCAGTAATTTTGTTTCTGCTGCTTCTTGTTATGCCGTTTTTTGTAATCGAGAAAATGAACAAGAACCGAGAGAAAGTGAAAGGGGCACAACCAGTCGCTGGTGGCAACGCCGCTCGCTAGCGCTCGCAGGCGTGCCACAGCTTTAACGTTCGACAAAGCAAATGAGAATAATCTGCATACTTTTCTTTGGCCTAATGGTTTTGGGTTGTTCTCAAGGAAAACCAACCGCCGAGGAAGTGCGGAAAGAGATAGAATCGGTGATCCAGATTGGTGACTCGAGAGAAAAAGTAGAGGAAGAGTTAAAGAAATTAGGAATCCCCTTCGACTACGATCGTCATCAAAACCGTTATCAGGCATCGCGTAAAACAACATCGAAAGACAATTACCATACAGTCGTAATATTTTTAAACCTAGGAGATTCAAACAAGTTTGTAGAAAGTATAAATATTGAAAATGTGTATACAGGACTTTAGCAGAGTTAGTCGAACCAGTCGCTGGTGGCAACGCCGCTCGCTAGCGCTCGCAGGCGTGCCACAGCTTTAACGTTCTCCAAAAATATTCATGAGGAAAATCCTTACCACTGTTCTAATTGCTATGAGCATATTTTCTAAGATATTCGGAAGTAGTCCGGAAAGCGGAATTGAAATCCCGAATAAAGTTATCTCGATCAAACAGATTGAGGAAATGTTTGTGAGTATGTCAAAAAACCCAGGGTGGGACATGAATGGGCCACTTCTTTGGGGATACTTCTTTACAAACACGACTCCTGAGCAGCTTGAAAAGACAATGAAGATCTTAGAGGAAAGGGGATACAGGTTTGTAGAAATATTTGTAAGTAAGAAGGACAATCCTGATGATCCTGATCTTTTCTGGCTGCATGTAGAGAAAGTAGAAACTCATACACCGGTTACTTTAGATAAGAGAAACGACGAGTTTTACATTCTAGCTGATGAACTTGGATTGGACTCATATGACGGAATGGATGTTGGACCGGTTGAAAAGGAGTAGGGGAGAACCAGTCGCTGGTGGTGACGCCGCTCGCTGACGCTCGCGTCGCACCACAGCTTTAACGTTCGGCAGAATAGCAAAAATGAAAATCCACAGCATATTAATTATTTTTAATATCATCCTTCTATCAGGTTGTACTTCAGCATACAATATTTTCATAGAAACCAAAGATAATACACCTGTGAGCATTATGAGTGAACGTATTAGCAAGCACTATTCTGATATTGGATTTAGTGTAAGTGGAAAAGCTGATTCAACCCTATTTACTTTAGGTCAATGGTATTCTAAAGGTCACGCAGGCATACATCACGCAGAGCGAGAAAACAGACTATGGATTTGGATAATGCCTCCACCCCAGTCTGATAGTGCAATAGAAATACTACACGACGTACAGGCGATAATTGATGCGGAGTTTCCTGAAGCTAATATAAGAGTTGTAGAATCACGCTCTCCCGATCTCAGATAAAAACAAGGAGCCGAACAAGTCGGTGGAGCTAACGTCTGAGGCTCCGCCTCATCCGTAGCTCACCTTTACGTTGTGGAAAGTCTTGACACGTGATACTGCTTTAGTACTAAATAGACGATGCCTAGAAAAATCCGAGAACTTCTGTCTGTCCTGAAAAAGAATGGATTTTCAGATCGGGGTGGAAAGGGAAGCCATCGGAATCTGAGACACCCGAAGGGAATTCGGATCACAATTTCGGGAAGACCGGGAGATGATGCGAAGCGCTATCAGGAGAAAGAAGTCGAATTAGTACTAAGGAAAGTAAGAGATGAAAAAGAAAAGTGATGCCTACTTGAAAGTTGTTGAATGGAGCGAAGAGGATCAGTGCTACATCGGGACCTGTCCTGGGCTTATGTTTGGTGGCGTGCATGGACATTCTGAAGACAAAGTTTATAAGGAATTATGCCAGGCGGTTGAGGAATGGATAGAGGATTCAGAGAAAGAAGGAATTCCGCTTCCAGAAGCTACGGCTGGGAGAAATTACAGCGGTAAGTTTGTTTTACGAGTTGGAGAAGAATCTCACAAAGCACTCACGATCCGAGCCCTCCAGAAAGGTGAAAGCCTCAACTCCTACTGTAAGAAAGTATTGGAGAAGGGTGCTGTTTGATTGAAGAGCCACAACCAGTCGCTGGTGGCAACGCCGCTCGCTGACGCTCGCAGGCGTGCCACAGCTTTAACGTTGTGCAGAATATCGAGATAACAGGTGCGAAATAAATGAAGAAAGCAAAAAGTTTTACTTTTCCGGTTCTGGTTATTCTTCTCCTGGCCACGCCNNNNNNNNNNNNNNNNNNNNNNNNNNNNNNNNNNNNNNNNNNNNNNNNNNAATGAACAAGAACCGAGAGAAAGTGAAAGGGGCACAACCAGTCGCTGGTGGCAACGCCGCTCGCTAGCGCTCGCAGGCGTGCCACAGCTTTAACGGTTGAGTGGACAAAGAATTTTCTTGCGAAACCTAAAAAGACCAGAATATAGTACTTTAATGAATACTGTTTTAAGTCTATTTTCAGCAAGTGTCTCGGAATTAAAAAAGAATCCGAGCGGTTTGTTGCAACAGTCTGACGGAGAACCGGTTGCAATATTGAACCACAACCGTCCAACTGCCTATCTTATACCGGCAAGCACATATGAAGAAATGCTTGAGCGTCTAGAAGACGCGGAATTGATGGAGATCGTGGAGTCCAGGAAGGGTCAGAAATCTCGGGCCAAGGAAGTTTCCCTTGATGAGCTATAAGCTGTTATTCCTCCCATCAGCGCGGAAAGAGTGGGATAAACTCGGTTCCACAGTACGGGAGCAGTTTAAGAAGAAACTTGCGGAGCGGATTTCGGACCCAGTTGTCCCTAGTGATCGGCTAACTGGACAAAAGAATTATTATAAAATTAAACTCAGGAGTTCAGGTTACCGCTTAGTTTACGAAGTAGAAAAAAAGACGGTTAGCATATTTGTCATAGCGGTGGGGAAGAGAGACAACTCACAGGTTTACAAGAAGGCACTGAAAAGGCGACGATGATAAACACTCAACAAGTCGCTGGTGGCAACGCCGCTCGCTGATGGGCCTACGCCCTTCCCGCTTCGCCTTGCAGGCTTCGCGGGACAAGCCGGGCTTCGGCCCACAAGCGCTCGCGCCGCACCACAGCTTTAACGTTGGCCGGGTAAAATTGTTATTGATGACCCACAGGGTTCCTGAAAGAATATTTTGCATGTCCACGGTAGTAAAAAGAAGACTCAGAGAGCCATCCGATGATCTTAATCGTTGGGCGGAAGTATCTCCGCAGGAAAGACTTAAGGCCGTAGAAGTGATTAATCGACTTGGAGAACCTCAATATGCTAAACAAGCATTTCCAAGAATTCATAGAGTTATTAGAAAAGCACGAGGTTGAGTACCTCGTAGTCGGTGGCTATGCGGTGGGGTTTCACGGATTTCCCCGATATACCGGAGACTTGGATGTTTTCATTGGCATCAGTGAAGAAAACTCCAAAAGAATACTAAAAGTCTTTTCCGATTTTGGGTTCTCAGATCTGGGATTGGAACCGGCAGATTTCCTGGAGGAAGAAATCGTAATCGAGATTGGTCGAGAGCCGATGAAAATCCAAATCCTGACAGGGATCGATGGCGTCACTTTCAAGGATTGTTACAAAGAGAAGGTATTTCTTGAGTTGGATGAGAAAAAGAAAATTCCGTTTATCGGATATGAATCTTTATTGAGAAACAAGAAGGCCTCGCCGCGGGCAAAAGATAAAATCGATTTTGAAGAACTTAAGAGAATAAAGGGCCAACCAGTCGCTGGTGGTGACGCCACTCGCTGATGGGCCTACGCCCTTCCCGCTTCGCCTTGCAGGCTTCGCGGGACAAGCCGGGCTACGGCCCACAAGCGCTCGCAGGCGTGCCACAGCTTTAACGTTGGCAAAAAGAGTTTCTTGACAGAAGTACGTAAAAGCGTACGCATTAATCCATGACCACAATTTCAGCAACAAAGGCGAGAGCCAACCTGTACACCCTGATTGATGAAACGAATGAATCACATGAGCCGATTCAGATCACCGGCAAGAGGGGGAATGCAGTTCTAGTTTCAGAGGATGATTGGCGAGCCATTCAGGAGAGCCTGTATCTGCAATCTATTCCCGGCATGGTGGACTCGATTAAGAAAGCTCGAAAGGAAGGGCCTGGTAAAGCATCCAAGGAATTAAAGTGGTGAAATACACTGTTATTTATTCGAGGCAGGCGCAGAAGGACGCCAAGAAATTAAAAAAGAGTAATCTTAAAGAATCTGCCTTAGAATTAATTAAAGTTCTAGAAAAGAATCCCTTACAGAATCCACCACGATATGAAGCTTTGAGAGGTGAACTGAAGGGCTGCTACTCCCGAAGGATAAACATCCAGCACCGTCTAGTTTACGAGATCCTAGAAGAAGAGAAAATTGTTCATGTCCTTAGAATGTGGACTCACTATGAATAAATATGCCAACCAGTCGCTGTTGGTGACGCCACTCGCTGGCGCTCGCAGGCGTGCCACAGCTTTAACGTTGAAATGGCATAGCAGACAAAATGAGTAAGTTTAATATAAAATGTTTGGTATCTAGTATAGAGACTGGAGGCAAAGTCTCAGTATTTGAAGAAGTCGTAACCCCGGGATCTGGACCTCCTTTGCATACACATGAAGAGCAGTTAGAAATCTTTCATGTAATATCCGGGCATATTCAGTTTGAATTGGAAGGGGAAAGAATAGACGTCTACACTGGTGGTACAGCAACAATTCCGCCTGGGAAGAAACATGCGTTCGTTAATAAGTCTGAAAAGAATTCTATTATTCACTTTGAATTGCTTCCTTCTGGAAAGTCTGAGGAGTTTTTCGAGAGGCTAGTGGCAGGAAGGTTTGAAGATATTCCCAGCTTATTTGAGGAGCATGGTCTCAAGCTGCTTGGACCTCCAATTAAATGAATATATTTATTTCAACCAGTCGCTGGCGGTGACGCCGCTCGCTAGCGCTCGCAGGCGTGCCACAGCTTTTACGTTAGTGAATAGTATTGACAGTGCATACTGTATATGCATACATGTCTGCATGAGAACAACATTAAACATTGACGACACCATCTACGAAAAGGCTGCCAAACTGACGGGAATCCGGGAAAAGACCCAGTTACTTCACGAAGGATTAAGGACCTTGATAGAAAGAGAAAGTTCCAGGAGGTTGGCGAAGCTTGGAGGAAGTTCACCTAAGGCTGAACAGATCAGGAGAAGATAATGGTCCTTGTAGACACATCGGTATGGATAGATTTCCTACGACAAGGGAATGAGAAATTAAAGAAACTTCTCGAAGATGGGGAAGTAGTAACACATCCCCTGGTGATCGGAGAGTTACACATTGGAAACATTTCGAAGAGAAAGCAGTTTATAAAATTGTTGGATGATTTGCCAGCGATCAGAGAATGTTCACACACTGAGGTGCTTTACTTTATCGAGGAAAGAAAGTTGTACGGGAAAGGAATTGGGTATTTTGATGCTGCCATTTTGTGCTCAGCAATAATCTTTGAGACTCCCCTTTGGACATTAGATAAGCGATTAGATTCAATTTCAGAAGCACTAACCAGTCGCTGGAGGTGACTGCGCTCGCTGAGCCTCCTGCGCCCTTCCCGCTTCGCCTTGCAGGCTTCGCGGAACAAGCCGGGCTTCGGAGCCCAAGCGCTCGCAGGCGTGCCACAGCTTTAACGTTAGGGAGATAATAATATGAGCTTTTTACCGAAAGATTTTCAAGTTCCAGAACTAGTGGAAACCGATCATTTTCGAATGCGATCGATAACAATTCATGATGTTTTCAAGGATTACGACGCAGTGATGTCTAGCCATGAGCACCTATGGCAACGGTTTGGCGAAATCTGGGGGTGGCCTAGCAAGGATCTTACAATTGAACAAGATATCATAGATTTGGGATGGCATCAGAAAGAATTCCAACTTAGATCCTCGTTTGATTACGCAGTAATGTCCCTAGATGAATCAAAACTACTTGGTTGTGTATATATTGATCCACCTATGGAGGATGGAATCGAAGCAGAGATATGGTTTTGGGGTAGACAAAGCGAGTTGTTGAGTGGATTTGAGGATCAACTCGAAAATTTTTTGCTATCCTGGATCGCATCAAGTTGGCCCTTTACCACTGTTATACTAAACGGATCAGTTCGCTCTATAGATCGAGGTAATTAATGTGGTGTCGAATATTTGATTCCTGCAAAACCCTAACCAGTCGCTGGAGGTGACCGCGCTCGCTGAGCCTCCTTCGCGGGACAAGCCGAGCTTCGGAGCCCAAGCGCTCGCAGGCGTGCCACAGCTTTAACGTTCTCCAAAAAAGACAGTTGACGTTAAGACGTTTTAGCGTTTAATCTCATACCCATGAAAAGAGCGACAATTTATTTTGAAGAAGACATCCACAAGGCCTTGAAAGTTAAGGCCGCAGAAGTGTCTACATCCGTATCTGATTTAGTAAACGAAGCAATTCGTAGCAGCCTCCAGGAGGACCTTGAGGACTTGCAGGCTTTCGAGGATCGAAAGAATGAACCTACTATGGATTTTGAACAGTTTCTCAAGAAGCTGAAAGAAGATGGAAAGCTATAAGATTGTCATCAAACGTTCAGCGACGAAAGAAATTGAGAGAATTCCCAAATCGCACCGAAAGAGAATCGTTTCCAAGATCCAAGAGTTATCGAAGGAACCCCGCCCTTTGGGTGTTAAGAAATTGAGTGGAGAAGAGAAGTACAGGATTCGCCAAGGAGATTACCGGATTTTGTACAAAGTCGAGGACTCGATCATTACGGTCACAGTTGTAAAGGTAGGGAATAGAAAAGATGTATACAGGTAATATTGGGAGAACCACCCGCTGGTGGCAACGCCGCTCGCTGATGGGCCTACGCTCTTCCCTCTTTGCCTTACAGGCTTCGCGGGACAAGTCGAGCTTCGGAACCCAATAACTTGCCACAGTTTTAACGTAAAGATTAATTAACCATTTAAGATGAATGATTACATACAGGCATTTGTAACAATCGTTGCACTGGTGAATCCAGCAATCTGCGCACAGATGTTCTCCGAGTGCACTGCAGGCCTTTCGAAAGAACAAAGAACTACGGCGGCTATAAAGTCTGTCGTTGCGATCACGATCATCTTACTTCTCGCTGCAGTAGCTGGAATCTCCATTTTAAATATATTTGGAATTTCCCTAAATGCATTTTCCTGTGCGGGCGGGGGAATCCTGGTATGGATTGGCGCCAGCATGATCAAGTCGGCACAGAAAGAGCCCGAATCGCTGTCCAAAGACGACACACGCAAGACGTTTTCACTAGCTCCATTAATATTGTTCGGTGCGAGTCCGGGGACAATCACAGGCGTGATTACTGTATCCGCATTTCACGGCCACCAGCTATTACCAATTCCTGCAATTCTCGGCGTTCTTACAACTTCATTGGTTCTGGGAATGGTGTTACTTCTTTGTGCAATGTTCTCTAAGAAGACTCAAAAACCCTCAATGGCAAAAAGGATGATCACTAGTTATATGGGGGTTATTGTCATCGCTATGGGGGTTCAGTTTATTCTATCTGGAATTAAAGCTTTCTTAGCTTAAACTCGAACCAGAGGATTGCGGCAGATCGACACCGGGTTCCCAGCCAAGGACGTCAAAGTAACGACACATATTCAAACTGCAACATACCGTTGGGGAGAGCAGTTGGAGATCTATGCCACCTCAAACTGAAACCTCAGACACCTTAACTTGAACATTCGTTAATGATAATATGAAAACACAAGTACAGTTCCGTTCGAACAAGTTTCCACCCTATGAAAAGGAAGAAGAGGAAATAAATCCAGGATTATGGGGTCGCCGGCTCGCGGAGTATTTGATTCAGAACTTGAAGGAAAAGGGAATCGAAGTCGAGGAGGCGATCGCCGAGGACTGGGGTTACTATATTCCGATCAAGAACAAGGAATTCCGTCTAGCAATTTGCTGTGGCCACCAGGATGGAGAAGAGGATGAGTTTTTGTGTTTCACTGATCCAAGCAAACCACTAGTCCGAAAGCTATTCAGGAAGATTGATGTATCGAGAGAGCTTGAAAGGCTTACCAAGGCATTGGATGAGATTTTATCGAACGATCCTGATATTCGGGAATTAGAGTGGACATAATTGCATCAATCCCGGACCAATTGCTCGCGATGACGCCGGTAACTGAGACTCGCTGGCATACCACACCATTAGTGTTGGTTGAAGTTATTCTATGCCTCGGTACACGATAATTTACACTTGGTAGCAAATGAAACCTCTCTACGAACAGTTCACGAGCAAAGAGCAATGGAGGACCGTCGATGTCAGGCGAGTAAGCTACGTAGTCATAATGATTCTTTCATTTATTGTGACAGAAATCGGGAGACATTCCTACAGGCCGATAATTTACCGAAATGAGATTAACGATTTCGGGCTGGCGGATTCCATCGGCAACATGGGAGGCATCGTGGTCCAGGTTTTCTTTGCCTTAGTACTGTTCAATTCACATTTAAAA
This region of Oceanipulchritudo coccoides genomic DNA includes:
- a CDS encoding cupin domain-containing protein produces the protein MSKFNIKCLVSSIETGGKVSVFEEVVTPGSGPPLHTHEEQLEIFHVISGHIQFELEGERIDVYTGGTATIPPGKKHAFVNKSEKNSIIHFELLPSGKSEEFFERLVAGRFEDIPSLFEEHGLKLLGPPIK
- a CDS encoding type II toxin-antitoxin system HicB family antitoxin: MKKKSDAYLKVVEWSEEDQCYIGTCPGLMFGGVHGHSEDKVYKELCQAVEEWIEDSEKEGIPLPEATAGRNYSGKFVLRVGEESHKALTIRALQKGESLNSYCKKVLEKGAV
- a CDS encoding VanZ family protein, with the translated sequence MKPLYEQFTSKEQWRTVDVRRVSYVVIMILSFIVTEIGRHSYRPIIYRNEINDFGLADSIGNMGGIVVQVFFALVLFNSHLKQGFKLIVFLVVGYIFYEILQPVLPKGTFDWKDVYGTILGGAFAAILFFVIQKYFRRNRVLFKL
- a CDS encoding ribonuclease E inhibitor RraB; the encoded protein is MRKILTTVLIAMSIFSKIFGSSPESGIEIPNKVISIKQIEEMFVSMSKNPGWDMNGPLLWGYFFTNTTPEQLEKTMKILEERGYRFVEIFVSKKDNPDDPDLFWLHVEKVETHTPVTLDKRNDEFYILADELGLDSYDGMDVGPVEKE
- a CDS encoding MarC family protein, which translates into the protein MNDYIQAFVTIVALVNPAICAQMFSECTAGLSKEQRTTAAIKSVVAITIILLLAAVAGISILNIFGISLNAFSCAGGGILVWIGASMIKSAQKEPESLSKDDTRKTFSLAPLILFGASPGTITGVITVSAFHGHQLLPIPAILGVLTTSLVLGMVLLLCAMFSKKTQKPSMAKRMITSYMGVIVIAMGVQFILSGIKAFLA
- a CDS encoding type II toxin-antitoxin system RelE family toxin, which encodes MSYKLLFLPSARKEWDKLGSTVREQFKKKLAERISDPVVPSDRLTGQKNYYKIKLRSSGYRLVYEVEKKTVSIFVIAVGKRDNSQVYKKALKRRR
- a CDS encoding type II toxin-antitoxin system HicA family toxin — encoded protein: MPRKIRELLSVLKKNGFSDRGGKGSHRNLRHPKGIRITISGRPGDDAKRYQEKEVELVLRKVRDEKEK
- a CDS encoding Txe/YoeB family addiction module toxin — protein: MVKYTVIYSRQAQKDAKKLKKSNLKESALELIKVLEKNPLQNPPRYEALRGELKGCYSRRINIQHRLVYEILEEEKIVHVLRMWTHYE
- a CDS encoding type II toxin-antitoxin system RelE/ParE family toxin gives rise to the protein MESYKIVIKRSATKEIERIPKSHRKRIVSKIQELSKEPRPLGVKKLSGEEKYRIRQGDYRILYKVEDSIITVTVVKVGNRKDVYR
- a CDS encoding type II toxin-antitoxin system VapB family antitoxin encodes the protein MRTTLNIDDTIYEKAAKLTGIREKTQLLHEGLRTLIERESSRRLAKLGGSSPKAEQIRRR
- a CDS encoding type II toxin-antitoxin system Phd/YefM family antitoxin translates to MTTISATKARANLYTLIDETNESHEPIQITGKRGNAVLVSEDDWRAIQESLYLQSIPGMVDSIKKARKEGPGKASKELKW
- a CDS encoding PIN domain-containing protein encodes the protein MVLVDTSVWIDFLRQGNEKLKKLLEDGEVVTHPLVIGELHIGNISKRKQFIKLLDDLPAIRECSHTEVLYFIEERKLYGKGIGYFDAAILCSAIIFETPLWTLDKRLDSISEALTSRWR
- a CDS encoding type II toxin-antitoxin system Phd/YefM family antitoxin; the encoded protein is MNTVLSLFSASVSELKKNPSGLLQQSDGEPVAILNHNRPTAYLIPASTYEEMLERLEDAELMEIVESRKGQKSRAKEVSLDEL
- a CDS encoding CopG family transcriptional regulator; this encodes MKRATIYFEEDIHKALKVKAAEVSTSVSDLVNEAIRSSLQEDLEDLQAFEDRKNEPTMDFEQFLKKLKEDGKL